The sequence below is a genomic window from Cobetia sp. cqz5-12.
GACGCCAAGCTGTACGAGATTGGCGCCGGCACCAGCGAGATTCGCCGCATGCTGATCGGGCGTGAACTGTTCAACGAGAGCGCCTGACACCTCTCTTCATCCCCTACTCTTTTCGTATCCCTTCGCCGCTGGAGCTTGCTCGATGGCCATACTGACCTCCCTGATCAATCCGCGCAGTGACCAGTTCCGCGCCAATGAAGCGGCGATGCAGGCCGAGGTCGATCGCCTGCACCAGCTGCTGGAGACCGTCGCGGCCGGCGGCGGTGACAAGGCGCGAGAGCGTCACGAGTCGCGCGGCAAGCTGTTCGTGCGCGAACGCATCGACCACCTGATCGATGAAGGCTCGCCCTTCCTCGAACTCTCTGCGCTGGCGGCCCATGACGTCTATGACAGCCCCGTCCCCGGCGCAGGCCTGGTCACCGGCATCGGCCGCGTCAGCGGCGTGGAGTGCGTCATCGTCGCCAACGACGCCACCGTCAAGGGTGGCACCTACTTCCCGATGACGGCCAAGAAGCATCTGCGCGCCCAGGAGATCGCCCGCAAGCATCGCCTGCCGTGTCTCTATCTGGTCGATTCCGGCGGCGCGCACCTGCCCCACCAGGACGAGGTCTTCCCGGACCGCGACCACTTCGGCCGCATCTTCTACAACCAGGCCACGCTGTCTGCCGAAGGTATCCCGCAGATCGCCGTGGTGATGGGCTCGTGCACCGCCGGCGGCGCCTATGTGCCGGCGATGGCGGACGAATCCATCATCGTGCGCGAGCAAGGCACCATCTTCCTGGCGGGGCCGCCGCTGGTGAAGGCCGCCACCGGTGAGGACATCAGCGCCGAAGCCCTCGGCGGTGCCGAGGTGCACTGCAGGATCAGCGGCGTGGCCGACCATCTGGCCGACAACGACGCCCATGCCCTGCAGCTGGCTCGCCGCGCCGTGTCGCGCCTCAACTGGCAACGCAAGGGCCAGCTCGCGCTGCGCGAATCGCGTCCGCCACGCCTGGACCCGCAGGAGCTCTACGGCATCGTCGGCACGGATCTCAAGAAACCCTACGACGTGCGCGAAGTGATCGGCCGACTGGTGGATGACTCGGACTTCGACGAGTTCAAGCGCGAGTACGGCGAGACGCTGGTCACCGGCTTCGCGCATCTGCATGGCCATCCGGTCGGCATCCTCGCCAACAATGGCGTGCTGTTCTCGGAAAGCGCCCTCAAGGGCGCACACTTCATCGAGCTGTGCACCCAGCGCCGAATTCCGCTGATCTTCCTGCAGAACATCACCGGCTTCATGGTCGGCTCGCGTTACGAGCACGAAGGCATCGCCAAGCACGGCGCCAAACTGGTGGCGGCGGTGGCCTGCGCCAGGGTACCCAAGTTCACGGTGCTGATCGGTGGCAGTTTCGGCGCGGGCAACTACGGCATGTGCGGGCGCGCCTATGACCCCAACCTGCTGTTCATGTGGCCCAACTCACGCATCTCGGTGATGGGCGGCGAGCAGGCCGCCAACGTGCTGGCACAGGTCAAGCGCGACCAGCATGCCCGCGAGGGGCGCGAGTGGCCCGCCGAGGAAGAAGAGGCCTTCAAGGCGCCGGTACGCGAGCAGTACGAGCGTCAGGGCCATCCGACCTACGCCAGTGCGCGCCTGTGGGATGACGGCGTGATCGACCCGCTGCAGACCCGCGACATCCTGGGGCTGTCACTGGCCGCGGCCATGAATGCCGAGATCGAGGACAGTCGCTTCGGTGTGCTTCGCATGTAACCCGTCAAGCGCTACAACGATGATTGTGACCTGCACCGAAC
It includes:
- a CDS encoding carboxyl transferase domain-containing protein; the protein is MAILTSLINPRSDQFRANEAAMQAEVDRLHQLLETVAAGGGDKARERHESRGKLFVRERIDHLIDEGSPFLELSALAAHDVYDSPVPGAGLVTGIGRVSGVECVIVANDATVKGGTYFPMTAKKHLRAQEIARKHRLPCLYLVDSGGAHLPHQDEVFPDRDHFGRIFYNQATLSAEGIPQIAVVMGSCTAGGAYVPAMADESIIVREQGTIFLAGPPLVKAATGEDISAEALGGAEVHCRISGVADHLADNDAHALQLARRAVSRLNWQRKGQLALRESRPPRLDPQELYGIVGTDLKKPYDVREVIGRLVDDSDFDEFKREYGETLVTGFAHLHGHPVGILANNGVLFSESALKGAHFIELCTQRRIPLIFLQNITGFMVGSRYEHEGIAKHGAKLVAAVACARVPKFTVLIGGSFGAGNYGMCGRAYDPNLLFMWPNSRISVMGGEQAANVLAQVKRDQHAREGREWPAEEEEAFKAPVREQYERQGHPTYASARLWDDGVIDPLQTRDILGLSLAAAMNAEIEDSRFGVLRM